The Alnus glutinosa chromosome 3, dhAlnGlut1.1, whole genome shotgun sequence nucleotide sequence CCAAATACTGGAGAAAGGTTACATGCTGGAAAATTATATATAGGCCATGAAGGAAAGCCTAACAAAATGTCTTGAGTGCATCTGTGCCTTCTTTAAACTCATCGAAAACACCTAAATCTACTTATCCCACTCCCTGGGGCTGCGGGGGAGCCACTATGTcccaccaaaagaaaaaaaaatgttaaaaatagtTGAATATTTGAGGATtcgatgagaaatgctataataTCCCCACCCCCACCAAATAGGTAGCAGATTCCAACAAAAGGAAGCATAGAATAAACCAATAAGCTCAAGGCATATTGAAAACTAAACATTATATAGCTAGAATGTTTTGACCAATGTAGAGAATTAAAAAGATGAGCACAACGTCATTGTTTGGGAGGACGGGACTATAATTACCTAATTGTCTATCAGCATTTGCAGTAGCTGGTGGTATGCCTGAGCTAGGTCCAGCACCAGGACCCTGTAAGATGATAAACGAAATAAGATAAAACTTACAACCTTTTCTAAAGCCATTGAGGGTCACTTACAAGAGCACGAGCAGGTGGATTGGCAATCTGGGATTGTTGATATTTCAAAATGGTCCAATCAAACACATAATCGAACTGGAAGCCTGCAGCCAATTGGGGTGGGGAAATTGAACCTCAGAATTTAAGACTATAATTGAAGATAAACAGCAAAATTGGGAGCATTATTGccatattgttttttttaatcagtAATTGAAGTATCATTAAAAACGTAAAAGGccccaagtacacaagaagtatataagagaagccACCTAGCTAGTAGGGGCATTATTGCCATATCATTTGAGCAGGTAAAACATCGAACGATAGAGCCGACATTAAAAGTCGAAACCTTTAGGTGAGACTATGTGTTAAGATAACAGAAAAATTAGGAGTACTATTCTTATGTCATTTGAGCAAGCGAAATAACTAAAAACAGTATAGCAGAAAATAAGTCCAAACCTTCACGAATAAAAAGGTCACGAAATAGTCTTTTGAGATAAGCATAATCTGGCTTATCATCAAAACGTAGAGACCGGCAGTAATGGAAGTATGAAGCAAATTCTGTTGGATAACCACGAGATAAGGCCTAAGGAAGAAACAATAACATTTCCAGTCAGTTACATATTATTGACATACAAAAATGACACCATCTATTCATAACACTATTCTACCGCATGAATCTACCTCAATAGAAGTCGCTACTTTCTTCTCACTGATCTTCTCATACTTCTGCTTCTTAGTTCCCGCTTTCAGTCCCTGCCAAGGAAGACTATAAAGACAGACAGTCATAACCAAAAGAACTATGGAAGGAAAGGAATGAAATAACAACGCAAGATAGCATTGGTGCTCAGGAATCTTCACCTTCCTCTTAAGAAATACATCAGAACATATCCAAGTGATTCTAAATCGTCCCTGCGGCTTTGTTCTATGTAGCAAAAAGCAACATTGCCAAGAGTCAGAACCACAAGGCACAGAGCAAATACTaaagaaaaagctaaaaaaaaaaatagctgaaatataaaataatgtaGCTATACCAatgccaaggtgagtattcatGCTGGCATATCTCGCAGTTCctgtcaaatttttattttctctgcGGAGTATATAAGCATGTCAGATTTAACTAAAGAAAGTGAAAATgctacctaattttttttaatgaaagctTAAGGAAATCAGATAACTTATAATGgtcttgaaatttttggcagtaccaaacaaaaaaaggatATCCGAGCACAATATAATGAGCAACCATTACAGGTGAAACCATGTatattttttcacctttttattgtctttcccCAGGAATGTGTTAACCAAGGTCATCTATAAACAAATCCAAACCAACTAACCTATAAGGAATATGTTGATGAGTTGCAGCATCTCTATACTTCTTAGCCAGACCAAAGTCAATAACGTAGACCTACATGAAAGTAGATATCAGTTCATGCAtcaatacaaaatacaaaaggaTATATCaataactaaagaaagaagAGGGATCAACAGAAAAACCTGATTTGCACGCCTCCCTAAACCCATAAGGAAGTTGTCAGGCTTAATATCCCGATGTAGAAATGATTTGGAATGAACAAACTCAACTCGATTGATCTGACAGGAATATCAGGATTAGATTGCCATGAGATAACCAAAAAACTGTAATGCATGTAAAATTCTAGAAGAATATATATGAGGTAGGGAAAACCTTACCATCTGATCTGCAAGCATAAGTACAGTCTTAAGGGACAATTTCCTACTGCAAAAGTTGAATAAATCTTCAAGACTGGGTCCCAGTAAATCCATCACAAGAACATTAAATTCTCCTTCAACGCCAAACCATCTTACATTTGGAATTCCAGCTGCCAAAATATGAAGACTTGCGGATTAATAAAGATTTCAGATAGATGAGTACCagaatttgacaaaaaattgcAAAGCAACAAGGATAGCAATAAAGGTCATTACTTCCTCCCTGTAGTATTTTATACAACTTTGACTCATAAAGCAATTGGGGATGCTTCGTCTTGACATTTTCCTGAGTCAAATAAACAGTATTAGAATTCACGTTTATTAGACATATGCATTCCAAAATTTCACTACATTTGCATTCTAGAGTGTGTAAGAGCTGAATGTAGTTAACCCCACATAAACATGGCTAAGCaataaccaaaaatttcaccagcatgaaaccccaaaaaaaaaaaataagactcAGCATATTGTTAAATTCTCAATATTAACCTTTGAGAACTCTACAAGCACACAAAGCAACTTCTACGCTCCCCAACCAATCATCCAGTCAATACTTACTTTCTCGCAACCCAATCACTTATTCTCACAAAACAATTAATTCAAATTAATCAAGGCAaacatttgaaataaataaaataataataatataaagctCTTATTCTACAATCTAACCCACGGAGCaataaattttacaaaacaaCACAGCAATTTAGACTCTGACCCGCCATTTTATAACCTAATTACCATATATACcaacaaattcataaaaaattaagCAGCCGAGAAATTCCCACAAAAATAAACCATAACAACATACAAATAAATCTATTTCCATGAATTTGGAGCAAATTTATCGAGTAAACTCCATAATTCAAGAAATCCACGAACAAATCAAACAAGTTCcagagataaaattaaaaagaatcacTCACAAGCTTAATCGCAACCTCCTCATTCGTCTGAATATTAGTACCTGAAAACAGTTtgacaaaattaacaaagttaacctaaaaagaaataatacgacaaggaaaacaaacaaaacaaaaattaaattacataCCGAGATAGATCTCTCCGAACGATCCGCTACCGATCTTGCGGCCGAGTCGAAACTTGTTCCCAACTCGTGGCTCCATAATTCCCACAATCCACGATCAGACGGAGCCCAAGCTCCGAGTCCAAGCCCTAATTCCCAAAATTCCACGAAAATTGGAAAATCGGGTACCTCCAGAGCCTTGACCAGGTAGAGGCCTCGacgaaacaataaaaaaatcgGCGGCGGAGAAGATGATAGGGTGGCGTGGGACAGGGATGTAAATACTGGGACAAGAGCGGGGGAAAAATTGGAAATGGGAGTTagggttagagagagagagaagaagaggaagacgaAGAAGGAGGGAGAGGAGGCATTCTGATATCTGTCTCTCACACGCACACGCACAGCGCTTTGACGGAACCGAAGCGAGATTTCCTATATAGCCTTCTTCTTTGCttgcttgtttgtttgtttgctcGCTCGTGTATATGTGTCCAAACGACGTCGTTTGTATTTCTTAACGTGGTAAAATTCAAAAGCTACGTAGTTTGGTATATGCCCGTGTGAGACTGTAATTGACTTGAGCCAAACTTTAAGATTTTAAGAccggctcgtttatgagtcgaatTTAAATAGTCGAGCTTGAACTTGAGCTAAGTTATGAAATGTGTATTTAAACTCAACTCGTTTAAAACTTGAGCGAGCTTGAACTCGTTGAGAATGTCATTCAAGCCAAGTCGGGTTACTCGATAAGCTCGGTTCAACTATAGCTCGAGTTAGGCTATTAAATCTTTCAACGTGTGATCAAAGCGGAGTTTAAGcctaaatttttgaaaacttctatacatttattaataacataaatatataatatgtaattatattaggcatattataaaatatagtacataactataatctataagtaacaaattaacaatatgttattatatataactagagggTATAAACTATGGTGTACCCTCTAccatataaatttaagcatttaGTGCGTGTGTATTTACTAGTTAACTATAGTCTATGGGTCATTTTTTAAGCAATTATAGTAGTTAACTATATAAATATCAAGTACCAtttagttaattatatttacttagtatatgttaattaactagataatatgttaatttataaactaactagttagtatgttaactaatacacacacatataaatattaacatatacaacatatattacttaattactagtatacatgcttaaatttatatagcttatttttagtaatatatatatatatataaaagagatatGAA carries:
- the LOC133862812 gene encoding casein kinase 1-like protein 2; translation: MEPRVGNKFRLGRKIGSGSFGEIYLGTNIQTNEEVAIKLENVKTKHPQLLYESKLYKILQGGTGIPNVRWFGVEGEFNVLVMDLLGPSLEDLFNFCSRKLSLKTVLMLADQMINRVEFVHSKSFLHRDIKPDNFLMGLGRRANQVYVIDFGLAKKYRDAATHQHIPYRENKNLTGTARYASMNTHLGIEQSRRDDLESLGYVLMYFLRGSLPWQGLKAGTKKQKYEKISEKKVATSIEALSRGYPTEFASYFHYCRSLRFDDKPDYAYLKRLFRDLFIREGFQFDYVFDWTILKYQQSQIANPPARALGPGAGPSSGIPPATANADRQLGGEEGRPIGWSSADPSRRRHSGPVVNVGSLSKQKSPVANDPTAAKDSVLSGSNFLRSSGSSRRGVISSNRDVVHTGSEADPSRPDTTDANPGAFRKISSGQRSSPVISSEHRPSSGRNASNIKNFESTLRGIETLHFNNDERVQN